The Micromonospora sp. Llam0 genome includes a window with the following:
- a CDS encoding ADP-ribosylglycohydrolase family protein: MAFREDEPVSPATPASGLDLPASGPDPWSLRVRGAILLSACADGLGAPFEGVTAVDEAAVDHLLETPPQLRWTDDTALTLALAEHLVRRGGDVDQDQLAAAFAAEWSARPDLGYGAGVAEQFGRIVAGESWVATSRGAFGGAGSYGNGAAMRVAPVGLLPGLPLAEVARRARRTAEITHAHPLAQDGAVAQAVAVAVAARSRQDTPIDADLLIAAVAAQLQTPQFRAALSIVRALARRRATPAEIAEAVGNGVAAVESVPAALAVFLAGPQRPHDVVRSAIRVGGDTDTIAAMAAAVCGARCGEQGLPVLWGLRVADTRRLWHVASALAAVTPGGPVDGS; the protein is encoded by the coding sequence GTGGCGTTTCGGGAGGACGAGCCGGTGTCGCCAGCGACGCCGGCCAGCGGGCTGGACCTGCCGGCCAGTGGGCCCGACCCATGGTCGCTGCGGGTCCGTGGTGCGATCCTGCTCAGCGCCTGTGCCGACGGGCTGGGCGCTCCTTTCGAGGGCGTGACGGCGGTGGACGAGGCCGCGGTGGATCACCTGCTGGAGACACCGCCCCAGTTGCGATGGACCGACGACACCGCGTTGACCCTGGCCCTGGCGGAGCACCTGGTGCGCCGAGGTGGGGACGTCGACCAGGACCAGCTGGCTGCGGCGTTCGCGGCCGAGTGGTCCGCCCGCCCCGACCTCGGGTACGGCGCCGGGGTGGCCGAACAGTTCGGCCGTATCGTCGCCGGTGAATCCTGGGTGGCGACGTCACGGGGGGCCTTCGGCGGTGCGGGCTCCTACGGTAACGGGGCCGCGATGCGGGTCGCCCCGGTCGGTCTGTTACCGGGTCTGCCACTGGCCGAGGTGGCGCGCCGCGCCCGTCGCACCGCCGAGATCACCCATGCTCATCCACTGGCTCAGGACGGTGCCGTCGCACAGGCGGTGGCGGTCGCGGTCGCGGCCAGATCTCGCCAGGACACGCCGATCGACGCCGACCTGCTCATCGCGGCGGTCGCCGCGCAGCTACAGACGCCGCAGTTCCGGGCCGCGTTGTCCATCGTGCGGGCACTGGCCCGGCGACGGGCGACCCCGGCGGAGATCGCCGAGGCGGTCGGCAACGGAGTCGCCGCTGTCGAGTCGGTGCCGGCGGCGCTGGCCGTGTTCCTGGCCGGCCCGCAGCGGCCGCACGACGTCGTCCGATCGGCCATCCGGGTCGGCGGGGACACCGACACGATCGCGGCCATGGCGGCTGCGGTGTGCGGCGCCCGGTGCGGGGAGCAGGGCCTGCCGGTGTTGTGGGGGCTGCGGGTGGCGGACACCCGGCGGCTGTGGCACGTGGCGAGTGCGCTGGCGGCGGTCACCCCGGGCGGTCCGGTCGACGGCAGCTGA
- a CDS encoding MFS transporter: MTSNREPSSSESTAAPPVRFHGWRIVGYASVALAMTAPGQTLAVSAFIDPMIADLGMTRSTVSTAYLVGTLAGAAALPGIGILIDRYGVRRCMAVIGAVFGTVLIALSLVTGIVGLTAGFVGIRLAGQGALGIAATTVTAHWFLRRRGTALAIVSAVGTTGISLAPLLLERLIALQGWRTAWLIEGLVVWAVVIPIALLGIRDRPADVGQFVDGQPPTRAGGDSGPVGVTRARALRTPYFWILAAAVATAGMLTTAVGFHQISLLTERGLSTTAAAANFLPQTVAGLAATLLVGPLVDGRHPRALLAVAMAGLGTALTWATLVTPGWSAIGFGVAIGAASAAIRTVETALTPRLFGTAHLGAIRGLLTAITVGSTAFGPLLFALVHDATGGYQAALLGCAALPVAVGLAALATPLPTPPANGGAPTPARSTTTSGGRDG; this comes from the coding sequence GTGACCAGCAACCGCGAGCCCTCTTCGTCGGAGTCGACCGCCGCGCCGCCGGTGCGCTTCCACGGCTGGCGCATCGTCGGGTACGCCAGCGTCGCGCTCGCGATGACCGCCCCCGGCCAGACCCTCGCCGTGTCGGCGTTCATCGACCCGATGATCGCCGACCTGGGAATGACCCGGTCCACCGTCTCCACGGCCTACCTGGTCGGCACCCTCGCCGGTGCCGCCGCACTGCCCGGCATCGGCATCCTGATCGACCGCTACGGTGTCCGCCGCTGCATGGCGGTCATCGGCGCGGTGTTCGGCACCGTACTCATCGCTCTCTCGCTCGTCACCGGGATCGTCGGCCTGACCGCCGGATTCGTCGGCATCCGCCTCGCCGGCCAAGGCGCCCTCGGCATCGCCGCCACCACCGTCACCGCGCACTGGTTCCTACGCCGACGCGGCACCGCCCTCGCCATCGTCTCCGCCGTCGGCACCACCGGTATCTCCCTGGCACCGCTCCTCCTCGAACGCCTCATCGCACTCCAGGGCTGGCGCACCGCGTGGCTGATCGAAGGGCTGGTGGTCTGGGCCGTCGTCATCCCCATCGCCCTGCTCGGCATCCGCGACCGGCCCGCCGACGTTGGCCAGTTCGTCGACGGCCAGCCACCCACCAGGGCCGGCGGGGACAGCGGACCGGTCGGCGTTACCCGGGCCAGGGCGCTGCGGACGCCGTACTTCTGGATCCTCGCCGCAGCGGTCGCCACCGCCGGCATGCTCACCACCGCCGTCGGCTTCCACCAGATCAGCCTGCTCACCGAACGAGGACTGAGCACCACCGCCGCAGCCGCGAACTTCCTGCCGCAGACCGTCGCCGGACTCGCCGCCACCCTGCTGGTCGGCCCGCTCGTCGACGGCCGGCACCCGCGCGCCCTGCTCGCGGTCGCGATGGCCGGCCTCGGTACGGCGCTGACCTGGGCGACGCTGGTCACGCCAGGCTGGTCCGCGATCGGCTTCGGCGTCGCGATCGGGGCCGCCTCCGCCGCCATCCGTACGGTGGAGACCGCGCTCACGCCCCGGCTGTTCGGCACCGCCCACCTGGGTGCCATCCGGGGTCTGCTGACCGCGATCACCGTCGGCTCCACCGCCTTCGGTCCGCTGCTGTTCGCCCTGGTCCACGACGCCACCGGCGGCTACCAGGCCGCCCTGCTCGGCTGCGCCGCGCTACCGGTGGCGGTCGGGCTCGCCGCCCTGGCCACCCCACTACCCACACCCCCCGCCAACGGCGGCGCACCCACGCCGGCCCGATCGACCACCACCAGCGGCGGACGCGACGGCTGA
- a CDS encoding MerR family transcriptional regulator → MAPPDDMLDDDDYPAYTMGRAAEIVGTSQDFLRRLDEAKLIIPFRSPGGHRRYSRYQLRLAARAREMVDHGTALEAACRIIVLEDQLEEALQHNQRRQQAGTA, encoded by the coding sequence ATGGCCCCACCCGACGACATGCTCGACGACGACGACTACCCCGCCTACACCATGGGCCGAGCCGCCGAGATCGTAGGCACCTCGCAGGACTTCCTGCGCCGCCTCGACGAAGCGAAACTGATCATCCCGTTCCGCTCCCCCGGCGGGCACCGCCGCTACTCCCGCTACCAACTGCGCCTGGCCGCACGAGCCCGGGAGATGGTCGACCACGGCACCGCCCTCGAAGCCGCCTGCCGGATCATCGTCCTCGAAGACCAACTCGAGGAAGCCCTCCAGCACAACCAGCGCCGCCAGCAAGCCGGCACCGCCTGA
- a CDS encoding RNA-guided endonuclease TnpB family protein produces MAVQLRYNYRITPDAAQRTALAQAFGCARVVFNDGLRLRQQAREAGEKYISDGDLSKLVITAAKASEDRAWLGEVSAVVLQQALADLNTAYRNLFNSLSGKRRGRKVAPPRYRSRKDNRQAIRFTENSRFKVCDNGRLRLPRIGDVPVRWSRGLPSDPTSVTVIKDTAGRYFASFVVRIGEDETLPPVDSEIGIDLGLTHFAVMSDGTKVTAPKFLRRAARKLKRLQQALSRKQRGSNRRKKAVIEVARAHARVADTRRDWQHKLSTAIIRENQAVYVEDLCVVGLGRTRLAKSVHDAGWAAFTGMLEYKGKRYGRAFARVDRWLPSTRMCCDCGRINEKIALNVREWDCPCGSHHDRDINAAINIKAAGQADFNDRRAHVRPGLVPAVRSEAVTHPDAACSTRSVEGISVLQFRAERMSMSGTLPPCPSATFALLTSADGTCAGWA; encoded by the coding sequence ATGGCCGTGCAGCTCCGTTACAACTACCGGATCACCCCGGACGCCGCCCAGCGCACCGCGCTGGCGCAGGCGTTCGGGTGTGCCCGGGTGGTTTTCAACGACGGACTCAGGCTGCGTCAGCAGGCCCGCGAGGCGGGCGAGAAGTACATCTCCGACGGCGACCTGTCGAAGTTGGTCATCACAGCGGCCAAGGCCAGCGAGGACCGGGCCTGGCTGGGTGAGGTGTCGGCCGTGGTGTTGCAGCAGGCCCTCGCCGATCTGAACACCGCGTACCGCAACTTGTTCAACTCGCTGTCCGGCAAACGCCGGGGCCGCAAGGTGGCCCCGCCCCGGTACCGGTCCCGTAAGGACAACCGGCAGGCGATCCGGTTCACGGAGAACTCCCGGTTCAAGGTCTGTGACAACGGCCGCCTGCGGCTGCCGAGGATCGGCGACGTTCCGGTGCGCTGGTCGCGCGGCCTGCCGTCGGATCCCACCTCGGTCACCGTGATCAAGGACACAGCGGGCCGGTACTTCGCCTCGTTCGTCGTGCGGATCGGCGAGGACGAGACGCTGCCGCCGGTCGACTCCGAGATCGGCATCGATCTGGGCCTGACCCACTTCGCGGTCATGTCCGACGGCACGAAGGTGACCGCACCGAAGTTCCTGCGCCGCGCGGCCCGCAAGCTCAAGCGGTTGCAGCAGGCACTCTCACGCAAGCAGAGGGGCAGCAACCGCCGCAAGAAGGCCGTGATCGAGGTGGCCCGCGCTCACGCGCGGGTAGCCGACACCCGGCGGGACTGGCAGCACAAGCTGTCCACGGCGATCATCCGCGAGAACCAAGCGGTGTACGTCGAGGACCTGTGCGTTGTTGGTCTCGGCCGGACTCGGCTGGCGAAGTCCGTGCACGATGCGGGCTGGGCCGCCTTCACCGGCATGCTGGAGTACAAGGGGAAGCGGTACGGGCGCGCGTTCGCCCGGGTGGACCGGTGGCTCCCGTCCACCCGGATGTGCTGCGACTGCGGCCGGATCAACGAGAAGATCGCGTTGAACGTCCGGGAGTGGGACTGCCCGTGCGGCAGTCACCACGACCGGGACATCAACGCCGCCATCAACATCAAGGCCGCCGGACAGGCGGACTTCAACGACCGTCGAGCGCACGTAAGACCGGGACTTGTCCCGGCGGTGCGCAGTGAAGCGGTAACCCACCCGGACGCTGCGTGTTCCACGCGCAGCGTGGAGGGAATCTCCGTCCTTCAGTTTAGGGCGGAGAGGATGTCAATGAGTGGCACACTGCCGCCCTGCCCATCAGCTACCTTTGCGCTGCTGACATCGGCGGATGGCACCTGCGCCGGTTGGGCGTAG
- the tnpA gene encoding IS200/IS605 family transposase, translating to MVELQGVRTGRHCTFAMHVHLVFVTKFRHNVFADRHLTRMEAIMRDVCADFEAELVEFNGENNHVHLLVNFPPKVAVARLVNSLKGVSSRRLRQEFPDLVRHYYRANKLWSGSYFAGSVGGAPLSVIKQYIEQQNRPGQGTARAWRPSQRGPSPPA from the coding sequence ATGGTCGAACTTCAAGGCGTCCGCACCGGCAGGCACTGCACCTTCGCGATGCATGTCCACTTGGTTTTCGTGACGAAGTTCCGACACAACGTGTTCGCCGACCGGCACCTGACCCGGATGGAGGCGATCATGCGAGACGTGTGCGCCGACTTCGAGGCCGAACTGGTCGAGTTCAACGGCGAGAACAACCACGTCCACCTGCTGGTCAACTTCCCGCCCAAGGTCGCCGTGGCCAGGCTGGTCAACAGCCTCAAAGGGGTCTCCTCGCGCCGCCTCCGGCAGGAGTTCCCCGACCTGGTGCGCCACTACTACCGGGCCAACAAACTCTGGTCCGGCTCGTACTTCGCCGGGTCTGTCGGCGGCGCACCCTTGAGCGTCATCAAGCAGTACATCGAGCAGCAGAACCGTCCCGGTCAAGGCACTGCTCGGGCCTGGCGGCCCTCCCAGCGCGGGCCTTCACCCCCGGCCTGA
- the ggt gene encoding gamma-glutamyltransferase, translating into MTAPHGPRTGRPPTRVDRGAVTSSHTLASQAGLHALRRGGSAVDAAIAVNAMLCVAYPHMAGLGGDGFWLIAEPGGTVRGLNASGPSASAATRDYYRERGHTDEVPARGGLAALTVPGVVDGWRLAHERYGRLSWSDLFADAIHYARHGVPVSRSLSDWLVEDLGLLSAEESMARIFVPDGRAAREGDRLAQPDLARSLAAVAANGARGGFYEGDLAQRICGSLAPTGSPLRVEDFVAYQAHWEDPISTDYRGHTIYELPPNTQGFAALQILNLISGYDVASWGDGTPDYYHHLAEAVKLAFADRDEWLTDKHWVDIPIADLLDREYAARRRELIRADRAMVMADVEAGIRFGPQTRRRPPQGDTCAFSAVDDNGLVVSAIQSIYHDFGSAIIAGDTGIIPQNRGSFFSLDDNHPNRMEPGKRTFHTLIPGLACQDGRPWLAFGSMGGEGQPQTHAALLTRMIDFGYDVQQAIEAPRWLMGRTWGTTAQDLSLEGRIGDEVIRELQRRGQPVRMLPNWDDNMGHAHAIRIDHERGLLEAGADPRGDGAALGYRNAGQCSGLQAGGEGPRWEGRQARAVP; encoded by the coding sequence ATGACCGCCCCACACGGCCCGCGTACCGGCCGGCCACCCACCCGGGTCGACCGGGGCGCGGTCACCTCGTCACACACCCTGGCCAGCCAGGCCGGCTTACACGCCCTGCGTCGCGGAGGCAGCGCGGTCGACGCCGCCATCGCTGTCAACGCCATGCTCTGCGTCGCCTATCCGCACATGGCCGGGCTCGGTGGCGACGGCTTCTGGCTGATCGCCGAACCCGGCGGCACGGTACGCGGACTGAACGCCTCCGGCCCGTCCGCGTCCGCCGCCACCCGCGACTACTACCGGGAGCGAGGGCACACCGACGAGGTGCCCGCTCGGGGTGGTCTGGCCGCGCTGACCGTACCCGGTGTGGTCGACGGCTGGCGGCTCGCCCACGAGCGCTACGGACGGTTGTCCTGGTCCGACCTGTTCGCCGACGCCATCCACTATGCGCGGCACGGCGTTCCGGTCTCCCGATCGCTCAGTGACTGGCTGGTCGAGGATCTGGGCCTGCTCAGCGCCGAGGAGTCCATGGCCCGGATCTTCGTTCCCGACGGGCGTGCCGCCCGCGAGGGTGACCGGCTGGCCCAGCCGGACCTGGCTCGGTCGTTGGCGGCGGTCGCCGCCAACGGTGCCCGGGGCGGCTTCTACGAGGGCGACCTCGCCCAGCGGATCTGCGGCTCGCTCGCCCCCACCGGATCCCCGCTGCGCGTCGAGGACTTCGTCGCCTACCAGGCGCACTGGGAAGACCCGATCTCCACCGACTACCGCGGCCACACCATCTACGAACTGCCCCCGAACACCCAGGGATTCGCCGCCCTGCAGATCCTCAACCTGATCTCCGGCTACGACGTGGCCAGCTGGGGAGACGGCACCCCTGACTACTACCACCACCTCGCCGAAGCGGTGAAGCTCGCCTTCGCCGACCGCGACGAGTGGCTCACCGACAAGCACTGGGTCGACATCCCGATCGCAGACCTGCTCGACCGGGAATACGCGGCGCGGCGCCGCGAGCTGATCCGGGCCGACCGGGCCATGGTGATGGCGGACGTCGAGGCGGGGATCCGGTTCGGTCCGCAGACCCGACGGCGGCCCCCGCAGGGCGACACCTGCGCGTTCAGCGCCGTCGACGACAACGGCCTCGTCGTTTCCGCGATCCAGTCCATCTACCACGACTTCGGCAGTGCGATCATCGCCGGGGACACCGGCATCATCCCGCAGAACCGCGGCTCGTTCTTCTCCCTCGACGACAACCATCCCAACCGGATGGAGCCGGGCAAGCGAACCTTCCACACCCTCATCCCCGGTCTTGCCTGCCAGGACGGCAGACCCTGGCTGGCCTTCGGCAGTATGGGTGGTGAGGGCCAGCCACAGACCCACGCCGCGCTCCTGACCCGCATGATCGACTTCGGGTACGACGTCCAGCAGGCCATCGAGGCGCCCCGCTGGCTGATGGGGCGTACCTGGGGGACGACCGCGCAGGACCTGTCGCTGGAGGGACGCATCGGCGACGAGGTCATCCGCGAGCTGCAGCGCCGTGGCCAGCCGGTGCGGATGCTGCCCAACTGGGACGACAACATGGGCCATGCCCACGCCATCCGGATCGACCACGAACGAGGACTGCTGGAGGCTGGCGCGGATCCCCGCGGTGACGGCGCGGCCCTCGGCTACCGGAATGCGGGCCAGTGCTCCGGCCTTCAGGCCGGGGGTGAAGGCCCGCGCTGGGAGGGCCGCCAGGCCCGAGCAGTGCCTTGA
- a CDS encoding cysteine hydrolase family protein, giving the protein MTGRFREIYADTGDGGVQLGAAADRWHLYEDHVHLSPHHTEGQLVRFDAELLPFVDNLNRGALVVVDMQNDFCAPGGWTDRSGLDYRACRAAIPGVRRAIEAARRHDMFVIWVYWHNRPDLRNLGAPTLFSFKHRRDQRGIGEELDNGSVLTAGSWGAETVDELKIHMRDDDIHVEKVRMSGFYGTHLDQVLRTQGVQTLFVCGVNADQCVSTTLEDAYFRDYNAVLIADATATSSPAYCKDAVVFNTKQCWGFVTTSDRFADPRPYRPRSGN; this is encoded by the coding sequence GTGACGGGTCGCTTCCGGGAAATCTACGCCGACACCGGGGACGGGGGCGTGCAACTGGGTGCCGCTGCCGACCGTTGGCACCTCTACGAGGACCACGTGCACCTGTCGCCGCACCACACCGAAGGCCAGCTGGTCCGATTCGACGCCGAGTTGCTGCCGTTCGTGGACAACCTCAACCGTGGTGCGCTGGTCGTGGTCGACATGCAGAACGACTTCTGCGCTCCTGGCGGCTGGACCGACCGTTCGGGCCTGGACTACCGGGCCTGTCGGGCGGCGATCCCCGGCGTGCGGCGGGCGATCGAGGCTGCCCGTCGGCACGACATGTTCGTCATCTGGGTCTACTGGCACAACCGGCCCGACCTGCGCAACCTCGGCGCCCCCACACTCTTCTCCTTCAAACACCGCCGAGATCAGCGCGGTATCGGCGAGGAGCTGGACAACGGGTCGGTGTTGACCGCCGGGTCGTGGGGGGCGGAGACGGTCGACGAGTTGAAGATCCACATGCGCGACGACGACATCCATGTGGAAAAGGTACGGATGAGCGGCTTCTACGGCACCCACCTGGACCAGGTGCTGCGGACCCAGGGCGTCCAGACCCTCTTCGTCTGCGGAGTGAACGCCGACCAGTGCGTCAGCACCACCCTGGAGGACGCCTACTTCCGCGACTACAACGCGGTGCTCATCGCCGACGCGACCGCCACCTCCAGCCCGGCCTACTGCAAGGACGCCGTGGTGTTCAACACCAAACAGTGCTGGGGTTTCGTCACCACCAGCGACCGGTTCGCTGACCCGCGGCCGTACCGACCACGATCGGGGAACTGA
- a CDS encoding L-lactate permease, translating into MNETTLPITIGTWLLAISPVVLLLVLLAVLRWKAPQAGPVGMFLAILLAVVFFRTPWETVAVGAGKGIWDAIFILLVIWPALLLYRIGTAAGAFDALRQGLSRYSRNHVFLVLAFGWVFASFMQGIAGFGAPIAIVAPLLLAIGVRAVYAVAIPLIGHAWANMFGTLAVGWLATLQVVELDDELTTALVTAVLLAPITLMAGFTIAYMAGRGAAVRLAWPLILIISAIHAGLQFVIMYWEPVLSNFLATTVALVALYPLSRWSRYREPAHDIKRRPAMNEEAGDAAEDEDTKPTMSLAWAMLPYAVLTAVAVLTLAIAPVENLLDQVEFGFPFPDVTTGYDVTSEPDRPYSPISPFTHPGFALIVATAVTWLTFRSRGFFAAQRERAGQQSIWSSLADNAAPASVAILSFLVLAGVMEHSGQTDVLAQGIESVSPPLVYAFVANFIGLLGAFMTSSNTASNVLFSQLQQGVASGTGLSGNTIIAAQSAGGAVGNAIAPANIVLGTGTAGIVGQEGEVLRKTLPWTLAAAAVIGLLTLLFV; encoded by the coding sequence GTGAACGAGACCACGCTGCCCATCACCATCGGCACCTGGCTGCTGGCCATCAGCCCGGTCGTGCTGTTGCTGGTTCTCCTGGCGGTGCTGCGGTGGAAGGCGCCGCAGGCCGGGCCGGTCGGCATGTTCCTGGCCATCCTGCTCGCCGTGGTGTTCTTCCGTACGCCGTGGGAAACGGTCGCGGTCGGCGCCGGCAAGGGGATCTGGGACGCGATCTTCATCCTACTGGTGATCTGGCCGGCGCTGCTGCTCTACCGGATCGGCACTGCGGCCGGAGCATTCGACGCGTTACGGCAAGGGCTGTCGCGCTACAGCCGCAACCACGTCTTCCTGGTGCTCGCCTTCGGCTGGGTGTTCGCGTCGTTCATGCAGGGCATCGCCGGCTTCGGCGCGCCGATCGCCATCGTCGCACCGCTGCTGCTGGCGATCGGCGTCCGGGCCGTGTACGCGGTGGCGATCCCGCTGATCGGGCACGCCTGGGCGAACATGTTCGGCACACTGGCGGTCGGCTGGCTGGCCACGCTGCAGGTGGTCGAGCTGGACGACGAGTTGACCACCGCCCTTGTCACCGCGGTGCTGTTGGCGCCGATCACGCTGATGGCCGGGTTCACGATCGCTTACATGGCGGGCCGGGGCGCGGCGGTCCGGTTGGCCTGGCCGCTGATCCTGATCATCTCGGCGATCCACGCCGGCCTGCAGTTCGTGATCATGTACTGGGAGCCGGTGCTGTCGAACTTCCTCGCCACCACGGTCGCCCTGGTAGCCCTCTACCCGTTGTCCCGATGGTCCCGCTACCGTGAGCCGGCGCACGACATCAAGCGGCGTCCGGCGATGAACGAGGAAGCCGGGGACGCCGCCGAGGACGAGGACACGAAGCCGACGATGAGCCTGGCGTGGGCGATGCTGCCGTACGCCGTACTGACCGCCGTCGCTGTGCTCACCCTGGCGATCGCGCCGGTGGAGAACCTGCTCGACCAGGTGGAGTTCGGCTTTCCGTTCCCCGATGTCACGACCGGCTACGACGTGACCAGTGAGCCGGACCGCCCGTACTCGCCGATCTCGCCGTTCACTCACCCGGGGTTCGCGCTCATCGTCGCGACGGCCGTCACCTGGCTGACCTTCCGGTCCCGGGGTTTCTTCGCCGCGCAGCGTGAGCGCGCCGGCCAGCAGTCGATCTGGTCCTCCCTCGCGGACAACGCGGCACCGGCGTCGGTGGCGATCCTGTCGTTCCTGGTGCTCGCCGGGGTGATGGAGCATTCCGGCCAGACCGACGTGCTGGCGCAGGGCATCGAGTCGGTCTCCCCGCCGCTGGTCTACGCCTTCGTCGCGAACTTCATCGGACTGCTCGGCGCTTTCATGACCTCCAGCAACACCGCGTCGAACGTGTTGTTCAGTCAGTTGCAGCAGGGCGTGGCGAGCGGTACGGGCCTGTCCGGCAACACCATCATTGCCGCGCAGAGTGCTGGCGGTGCGGTCGGCAACGCGATCGCCCCGGCCAACATCGTGCTCGGCACCGGCACCGCCGGCATCGTCGGCCAGGAAGGCGAGGTGCTGCGCAAGACGCTGCCCTGGACGTTGGCAGCCGCCGCAGTGATCGGTCTGCTGACTCTGCTCTTCGTATGA
- a CDS encoding LysE family translocator: MSGELVTFVGVAAAMVVLPGADFTMVVRNALDGRKLGLATAGGIISGLLLHSSLAALGIAALMIASATAYRVIQFVGMGYLCYLGIRLLCSRPGTDLPSGRAVPSENDVRRHRRIQGSGLWRAYRQGLVTDVTNPKVFVFFASLIPQFVPTGVPVGPPTAMLALLIVLLAVIWYPILAVTVDRAGGFLRRPVAARTLNLLTGLTLLGLSLHLATELTLLLDGPEPPARLGSR, translated from the coding sequence TTGAGCGGCGAGCTCGTCACGTTCGTCGGCGTGGCGGCCGCGATGGTCGTCCTACCCGGAGCGGACTTCACCATGGTGGTACGCAACGCACTCGACGGCCGCAAGCTGGGGCTGGCCACCGCCGGTGGCATCATCAGTGGGCTGCTGCTGCACTCGTCATTGGCTGCACTCGGAATCGCGGCGCTGATGATTGCCTCGGCGACCGCCTACCGGGTCATCCAGTTCGTCGGCATGGGCTATCTCTGCTATCTGGGCATCCGGCTGCTGTGCAGTCGGCCGGGAACCGACCTACCGTCCGGCCGGGCGGTCCCCAGCGAGAATGACGTACGCCGCCATCGTCGGATCCAAGGTAGCGGCCTCTGGCGGGCGTACCGGCAGGGCCTGGTGACCGATGTGACGAATCCCAAGGTGTTCGTGTTCTTCGCCAGCCTGATTCCGCAATTCGTTCCTACCGGCGTGCCGGTCGGGCCGCCTACCGCCATGTTGGCTCTGCTGATCGTGCTACTGGCGGTGATCTGGTATCCGATACTGGCGGTAACGGTCGACCGGGCCGGCGGCTTCCTCCGGCGACCGGTGGCCGCCCGTACGCTCAACCTACTCACCGGACTCACGCTGCTCGGGCTGAGCCTGCACCTCGCCACCGAGCTGACGCTGCTGCTCGACGGCCCGGAGCCTCCCGCGCGCCTGGGATCAAGGTAG